The sequence ATTGGTGGCGCCGACGGCCAGCAGGTTGAGCTGGTTCGACCAGGCGGCCGGGTACTGGCGCAGGTTGGTTCCCTCATTGCCCATCGGGGCGGCCACGGTCACATTGAAGGTGGTGGCGAACGAGACCGCGTCCCGGACGGCCGGGTCGTCGATGTTGGCGCCGATGCTCATGCAGATCACCGAAGCACGGTTGCGCACGGCGTAATTGATGCCATCGATCAGGGAGGCTGAGGTGGCCAGGCCATTGGAATTGCTCACCTTGACCGGGAGAATTCGCGTCAGCGGCGCGAGCCCCGTAATGCCGACCTTGTCCTGAATGGCGGCGATGACGCCCGCCACCTGGGTGCCGTGGCCGTTGTCATCTTCGGTGAGACCGTTCTGGTCATAGGCGTTCCAGCCGCGCACGTCGTCGACGCGCCCGTTGCGATCATCATCCACGTTGTTGCCGGCCGTTTCGCCGGGGCTCACATAGATGTTGGCCGCCAGGTCAGGGTGGTTGGTCTGGATGCCGGTGTCAAGCACGGCCACCACCACATCGGGCGAGCCTTTGGAGATGGCCCAGGCAGCTGGCGCGTTGATGCGAGGCAGGGCCCATTGCTCCGAGTACCGCGCGTCTTCGGGCGCACCCTTGGTCGAAAAGATGGCTTCCCGCGACACCTGGTCAAAGACCGCGTTGGCTTTCAAGCGCCTGGCCACCGTGTCGAAGGAGACGTCGGGTTTGTGACTGGCCACCAGGTAGTTCATGCCGGGGTAGCGATAATAAGTGATGCCGGCCGCCTGCAGGGCCGACTCGACCGTGGCGCGGGGGGCTCCGTCGCGGAAGCGAATGAGCAGGCGGCCTGCGGTGTAGGGGGAGCGCGAGTCGACCGAGGTCAGACGATAGACCGTTGCGCTGCCATCGCGCACCGTCAGCTGGCCGCTCTTGGCACTGCCGGCCGGTAGCGTCAAGGTCACCATGTTCGGCTTGCGGTTGCTGACCGCCATCTCGGTGGTCCCGAAGAAGAATTTCACCGAGGCCCGGTCCAGGTTGGCCCCTTCCACCACGAAGCCCTTGCTGGCGTTGGGCACGACGGCCGTGACCACCACACTGGTGCTATTGGACATAAGGGTATTCAGGCTTCCGGGTGACCCCCCGCCCTCCACCTGGACGGTCTGTTTGGGGAACGGGGCTTCGTCCGGCAGGGCCATCACGAAATAGCCGTCTTGGCCCTTGGGGTTTTGCTGGATGGCCGGCAGCGGCACGGAGAGAGCCACGCCGTCGGGCGCGCCCATCGTCAACGAGGCGAAGACGCTGCGTCCGCCCTGGCAGCCCGACAGCAGGGTGGCGCTGATCAGCAACAGGGAGCGCCAGCGGGAAAGGCCGACCTGGGCGGGGCGGATGGGGCTGAGACGCGACACGGGACTCTCCTGCGGTACGGGCGAAAGGCATCCTTTGCCTGGTGACACCACGAGACGGGTATCGGCACAAACATCCTATCCCTTGAATGCAATCCAGGCTCCCAGGGGATGGAGGCCAGCGGCGTTCCCTCGCTCGCTCCTCTCTAGTTTATTACCCACGGCGAGCCCCGTAAATCCGTTTGATCTCGAT comes from Candidatus Sericytochromatia bacterium and encodes:
- a CDS encoding S8 family serine peptidase, which codes for MSRLSPIRPAQVGLSRWRSLLLISATLLSGCQGGRSVFASLTMGAPDGVALSVPLPAIQQNPKGQDGYFVMALPDEAPFPKQTVQVEGGGSPGSLNTLMSNSTSVVVTAVVPNASKGFVVEGANLDRASVKFFFGTTEMAVSNRKPNMVTLTLPAGSAKSGQLTVRDGSATVYRLTSVDSRSPYTAGRLLIRFRDGAPRATVESALQAAGITYYRYPGMNYLVASHKPDVSFDTVARRLKANAVFDQVSREAIFSTKGAPEDARYSEQWALPRINAPAAWAISKGSPDVVVAVLDTGIQTNHPDLAANIYVSPGETAGNNVDDDRNGRVDDVRGWNAYDQNGLTEDDNGHGTQVAGVIAAIQDKVGITGLAPLTRILPVKVSNSNGLATSASLIDGINYAVRNRASVICMSIGANIDDPAVRDAVSFATTFNVTVAAPMGNEGTNLRQYPAAWSNQLNLLAVGATNSTDSRAAWSNFGDWMTVSAPGDSILTTTLGSGYGVVSGTSFSAAHVAGQAALIKALKPSWSPTMLRSLIVSTAVDKGVAGFDTYFGNGRITLDSSSMGNLLGLILDDMGVRVSSEHELGRNPADTAVDKNSETFWSSDRTLENTPQYMRLDMGQPSRLTSIAALSVGHYSYLFPADFTIELSDDDVTWRTVVTASNFRIPEATWHRWNITPTTTRYVRFNVSKSRTNLDNGLHYAQIAEVAFNGEENNVVLNSSSVYYGSYYPSSHMVDGKTDTMWMSTVRGSNQREFAIADLKVNRTFRSVKLLSPPVIIGGSFPKAIDFYTSNDKVNWIYLKSFRGLTSLPSTWYTFSVPETSGRYIRVDIPETNSSSSKGAMYGGNFVSGHFTAIAEVDVE